In the genome of Mytilus edulis chromosome 3, xbMytEdul2.2, whole genome shotgun sequence, one region contains:
- the LOC139515360 gene encoding myb-like protein D yields MGDTDLHTNINNSTLNLLERSKLNKLEISELNMLEISELNEHETSELDKPELSELNQNSNNNCGKELNQNSVNNCAKELNQSSDNNCAKELNQNNDNNCAKELNQNNDNNCAKELNQNNDNNCAKELNQNSNNNCAKELNQNSNNNCAKELNQNSNNNCAKETCHIQTDFLLNESNNSYAKSDSHKCTLNNPLASSGKSILIGFADLHDLLSYLYAFYTSLQIDLDSQYEILPVSISSKDTDKDVTKQIKNYFDDQKLRNTKQTKNSYQYMKVPKFVYMKNYMQNRRKNKKFREKELNAKQNKRKNKKFKEKELNAKRYSRKDTHYRKTEADRKKSQRDNSDLRQIERQRELVAKREVRKNTNYRKTEADRKKSQRENSDVRQIERQRELAAKREIERQSELAAKREVRKDEHYRRAEAESKKSQRDNSDLRQIDRQRELVATREARKNEDFNKRELAAKGEARKNDVFKRNEIEKKKIARQDEDYRKHESERDYHRKQEYRSHPENLENERLKKQSSRQNKLDIDRCYDKTVKSTKRKKR; encoded by the exons ATGGGGGATACTGACCTCcacacaaatataaacaacagtacCTTGAATTTACTTGAAAGATCTAAATTGAATAAACTTGAAATATCTGAACTAAATATGCTTGAAATATCTGAATTGAATGAACATGAAACATCTGAATTAGATAAACCTGAACTATCTGAGTTGAATCAAAACAGTAACAATAACTGTGGAAAAGAATTGAATCAAAACAGTGTCAATAACTGTGCAAAAGAATTGAATCAAAGCAGTGACAATAACTGTGCAAAAGAATTGAATCAAAACAATGACAATAACTGTGCAAAAGAATTGAATCAAAACAATGACAATAACTGTGCAAAAGAATTGAATCAAAACAATGACAATAACTGTGCAAAAGAATTGAATCAAAACAGTAACAATAACTGTGCAAAAGAATTGAATCAAAACAGTAACAATAACTGTGCAAAAGAATTGAATCAAAACAGTAACAATAACTGTGCAAAAGAAACTTGTCATATACAAACAGATTTTCTGTTAAATGAATCAAACAATAGTTATGCCAAATCAGATTCTCATA AATGTACACTGAATAATCCATTAGCTTCCTCTGGCAAAAGTATTTTGATTGGATTTGCTGACTTGCATGACCTCCTCAGTTACTTGTATGCTTTTTACACAAGTTTACAAATTGATTTAGACTCTCAATATGAAATTTTACCTGTAAGTATCAGTAGTAAAGATACTGACAAAGATGTGACCAAGCAGATTAAGAATTATTTCGATGATCAGAAACTAAggaacacaaaacaaacaaaaaattcttaCCAGTATATGAAGGTACCCAAATTTGTATATATGAAAAATTACAtgcaaaatagaagaaaaaataaaaaattcaggGAGAAAGAATTAAATGCcaagcaaaataaaagaaaaaataaaaaattcaaggAAAAAGAATTAAATGCGAAAAGATATTCAAGAAAGGATACACATTATAGAAAGACTGAAGCAGATAGAAAAAAGTCTCAGAGAGATAATTCTGATTTAAGACAGATAGAGAGACAAAGAGAACTTGTTGCTAAAAGAGAAGTTAGAAAgaatacaaattatagaaagaCTGAAGCAGATAGAAAGAAGTCTCAAAGAGAAAATTCAGATGTAAGACAGATAGAGAGACAAagagaacttgctgctaaaagagaA ATAGAGAGACAAAGTgaacttgctgctaaaagagaAGTTAGAAAGGATGAACATTATAGAAGGGCTGAAGCAGAAAGTAAGAAGTCTCAGAGAGATAATTCGGATTTAAGACAGATAGACAGACAAAGAGAACTTGTTGCTACAAGAGAGGCTAGAAAGAATGAAGATTTCAATAAAAGAGAACTTGCTGCTAAAGGAGAAGCTAGAAAGAATGATGTTTTCAAAAGAAatgaaatagaaaagaaaaaaattgccaGACAAGATGAAGACTATAGAAAACATGAGTCCGAACGGGACTACCACAGAAAACAAGAATATAGGTCACATccagaaaatttagaaaatgagcgTTTGAAGAAACAGAGTTCTAGACAGAACAAACTAGATATAGACAGATGTTATGATAAGACAGTGAAAAGTACTAAAAGAAAAAAACGTTGA
- the LOC139515361 gene encoding uncharacterized protein — protein sequence MTTPANMSHCFSNFKSVLDIEWICHTCLNAIKKQRIPRFSIANKMGFPQRPKELNLYPLEERLLSLRIPFMQIRQLPRGGQLSVKGNVVNVPVEVQPTINSLPHTLEKSGTISVKLKKKLEFKKCDFSENVRPFAVICALHYLMRTSELYKSSGIEINEDWITEIAKINEEETHENEKNSTEQEDNQNQNDSDDDSDHFSEVDETETHVGNTDTLLDHIPDDNPLCDTGLTFAPGEGQRPISLYSDPDAEYLSFPTIFCGQRRPDNKDRSVSVHYTDIVKWELRSMDRRVAQSVPNIFFKLKKIQLKNISDKVNLAIRRCQSEGKKWTAKDVLNPNTVNDLVRLDEGYYIFRSLRNSPVYLEKRKKDLFAMIRQLGLPTWFGSLSSADTNWKDLLRILGKLNDGKEYTDNELEEMDWHQKSKLVQKDPVTCSRYFDYRVQQFINLVLKSDHDPIGKLTDFFYRVEFQQRGSPHIHILIWIENAPVYESNSNEDVVAFIDKYVSCSLFENDTSLVNLQVHKHSKTCRKKGHPICRFGFPLPPMKATVILEPLKENDDIEKYKTIYKEIQNEINVLHNSEDIDQMTYDMFLDDVLQMDDENYIKAIRSNLSGPKVFLKRKPSEVRVNGYMKTVLIAWQANHDLQFFLDAFACAVYIVSYISKSQKGMSALLDQAAKRARQGNLDLKHQVRHIGNYFSNSVETSAQEATYLTLQMPLTKATRQIVFINTSPQHKRTFLLKQSSALEKLGPDSTEIESDNDIKRYSRRPKQLENWCLADYVSQLELQYPKTSESSDDHETEQQENESESENEEANADIIEEINNKIDITLKNGIRIYQRKTPKVIRYVKYNYKTDSENFYR from the coding sequence ATGACCACGCCTGCTAACATGTCTCATTGCTTTAGTAATTTTAAATCTGTACTAGACATAGAATGGATATGTCATACTTGTCtcaatgcaattaaaaaacaaaGAATTCCTCGATTTTCAATAGCCAATAAAATGGGATTTCCCCAAAGACCAAAAGAACTAAATTTGTATCCTTTAGAAGAGAGACTGTTATCATTAAGAATTCCTTTTATGCAGATTCGACAGTTACCAAGAGGTGGACAGTTATCAGTTAAAGGCAATGTTGTAAATGTGCCTGTTGAAGTTCAACCTACAATAAATTCACTTCCACATACATTAGAGAAATCAGGTACAATATCCGTTAAACTTAAGAAGAAGCTGGAATTCAAAAAGTGTGATTTTAGTGAAAATGTGAGACCATTTGCTGTCATTTGTGCATTACATTATTTGATGAGAACAAGTGAATTGTACAAGTCTTCTGGAATAGAAATAAATGAGGATTGGATTACAGAAATcgcaaaaataaatgaagaagaaacacatgaaaatgaaaaaaatagtacaGAACAAGAGGATAACCAAAATCAAAATGATTCAGATGATGACTCCGATCATTTCAGTGAAGTAGATGAAACTGAAACGCATGTTGGAAACACAGATACACTGTTAGATCACATTCCAGACGACAATCCACTATGTGATACAGGTTTAACTTTTGCTCCTGGTGAAGGTCAACGACCAATTAGTCTCTACAGTGATCCTGATGCAGAGTACTTATCTTTTCCAACTATATTCTGTGGTCAAAGAAGGCCAGATAACAAAGACAGGTCTGTCTCTGTTCACTATACTGATATTGTCAAATGGGAACTAAGGTCCATGGATAGGAGAGTAGCACAGTCTGtaccaaatatatttttcaagttaaaaaaaattcagttaaaaaacaTAAGTGATAAGGTCAATCTTGCTATAAGAAGGTGTCAATCAGAAGGAAAAAAATGGACAGCAAAAGATGTACTGAATCCTAACACTGTAAACGATCTTGTAAGATTAGATGAAGGTTATTATATCTTTAGAAGTTTAAGAAATTCTCCAGTATACCTTGAAAAGAGGAAGAAAGATTTGTTTGCAATGATCAGACAGTTGGGTCTTCCAACATGGTTTGGCTCTCTTTCATCTGCAGACACTAATTGGAAAGATTTGTTACGAATTCTTGGCAAATTAAATGATGGCAAAGAATATACTGACAATGAATTGGAAGAAATGGATTGGCATCAGAAATCTAAACTTGTTCAGAAAGACCCTGTGACATGCTCTAGATATTTTGATTATCGTGTCCAACAGTTTATTAACTTGGTGTTGAAAAGTGATCATGATCCTATTggaaaattgacagattttttttatagagttgAATTTCAACAGAGAGGTTCACCACATATTCATATCTTGATCTGGATTGAAAATGCACCAGTTTATGAAAGCAATTCAAATGAAGATGTTGTagcatttattgataaatatgtcTCCTGTTCACTTTTTGAAAATGATACTAGTTTAGTCAATTTGCAGGTTCATAAACATTCAAAAACATGCAGAAAAAAAGGTCACCCAATTTGTCGTTTTGGTTTTCCCCTTCCACCTATGAAAGCAACAGTAATCTTAGAGCCTTTGAAAGAAAATGATGACATAGAAAAGTACAAAActatatataaagaaatacaaaacgaaaTTAATGTACTTCACAATTCTGAAGATATAGACCAGATGACATATGACATGTTTTTAGATGATGTGTTACAAATGGATGATGAAAATTACATTAAGGCCATAAGAAGCAACTTGAGTGGTCCAAAAGTTTTTCTCAAACGAAAACCATCTGAAGTCCGTGTAAATGGTTACATGAAAACTGTGTTGATAGCCTGGCAAGCAAATCACGatttacagttttttttagaTGCATTTGCATGTGCAGTGTACATTGTTTCATATATAAGTAAGTCACAAAAAGGTATGAGTGCATTACTAGACCAAGCAGCAAAAAGAGCACGACAGGGAAATTTAGACTTGAAGCATCAAGTAAGACACATTGGGAATTACTTTTCAAATTCTGTTGAAACAAGCGCACAAGAAGCAACATACTTAACACTACAGATGCCTTTAACAAAAGCCACAAGACAAATTGTATTCATTAACACATCTCCACAACACAAAAGAACTTTTCTCCTCAAGCAATCATCGGCCCTAGAAAAACTAGGCCCAGACTCTACTGAAATAGAATCAGACAATGATATTAAAAGATACTCGCGTAGACCAAAACAACTGGAGAACTGGTGTCTAGCAGACTATGTATCTCAGCTTGAATTGCAGTATCCTAAAACTTCAGAGTCCTCAGATGATCATGAAACAGAACAGCAAGAAAATGAATCTGAAAGTGAAAATGAAGAGGCAAATGCAGATATTATAGAAGAAATCAATAACAAAATCGACATAACCCTGAAGAATGGTATTCgaatatatcaaagaaaaacacccAAGGTTATAAGATATGTTAAATACAATTACAAGACTGACTCTGAAAACTTCTACAGATAA